In the genome of Dyadobacter fermentans DSM 18053, the window TCATGAGCCGAATGTTATAGTTATTCGGCTCAAATATAGTGAAAATTTGAGCCGAATAAACTGCTTATTCGGCTCAAAATGATCAGCTGCGAGCATTGGCACAGTCCAAATTCACTGATTGGATCAGTTATTGCTGCGGTTTTGTGTTTTAATTGGAAGGAAAAAAAGAACGCTATGAAACGGATTGCGCAGATAACGGATATTCATTTAATGGAAGAATGGTCGGCACAAAACGGGGCCGATACCGACACGAACCTGAAACTGATCTTACAGGACGTCGGCGCAAGGGGAATCAGGGACATCATTTTTACCGGCGACATTGGGAATCCGGCGTCCTACCAGCGCTTTTTTGCATTGATGAAAGACTTCGATTTTACGATCATTCCCGGTAATCACGACAAGTTTGCGGACATCCGGCCGCATTACCAGCCGGCATACCTGGAAGGAAAAAGTGAAATGTTCCATGCAGTGGAGGAGACGCATTTCAAATACATTTTCCTCGACTCATCGTCAGATTCGGTGAGTGAAATGCAACTTCGGTGGCTTGAAAACGAGCTTGTTACCACCCGACACGTGTTGCTTTTTATCCATCACCCCGTGTTGCAGGTCCTCACCGCTGTCGACTTCAAATACCCGTTGCTGAACCGCGCTGCCGTAAAGGAACTACTCGTGCGCAGCGACCGCGAGATCACCATTTTCAGCGGACACTACCACACCGACGATTTTACCAAAGAAGAGAACCTCACACAATACGTAACCCCGGCCGCATCCGTCCAAATGGAAAAGAACCCGCTGGAAATTGTCGTGCACAGCCGTTATTACGGCTACCGCATCATCGAGCTAGAAGAAAGATCCGTAAGCACGCATGTGGTTTTGAATCATGGTAAAGGGTTTGATGCGGTTGATTGAAACCGCTTACTAATTGTTTTGCCTAACAATGCGTTGATTTTTAAGTAATTCGCTGGCGCATGTCGCTTTTTTACAATACAGGCGTTCAGAATTGCCCTAGTTTTGCAGCGTTATTACAAAAAGCCCTTTTCAGGAACGATGAGCTCAGGTTATCAGGAATTTCAACCATCTGCCGAATTATTGCCATATGTCGAATGCTACTGGTTGCACCGCTTTGAAACACAAGGCGAACGCGAGTCGCCGGTGCAGCGCTGTATGCCGTTCGGGACGCTGGAACTGATCCTGCACCTGGATGATAACCGATGCGATGCGCTGTTCGACGGGCAATGGGAGAAGTTGCCGCCCGCATTTTTGGTGGGGTTGTACCGCGATGCCGTGCAGTGGAAAACCGTAGGCTCGTGCCGGAAGTTTGGGATACGGCTCCGGCCGGAAAGCGCCCTCGAACTGTTCAAAATACCGATAGCGCCGTTGTTTAACCAGTTTACCGACCTCGAAAGCTGCTTTGGAAAGAGCATTAACCGCCTTGTCGATAACGTATATGGGTTACGGGAGATGCGGGATGTGGTGCGGGTGGTGGAGAACTTCCTGCGGGGACTTTTGAAAAATACACAGTCGGGGCAGCGCCATATTTCCGAAGCCACGCGGCTGATCCGCCAGTCGAAAGGGAGGCTGTCAATCGACGCACTAAGCGAGAATTTGTTCATCAGCAAGCGCCAGCTTGAAAGGATTTTCAAAGACCATTACGGCACCACACCCAAAATGTACCAGCGCATTATCCGGTTCAGGAATGCTTACGAAGCTTTTTCGGGAATGTCGTCGGCGCCCAACTGGGCCGATATTTCCTATAAATTCGGCTATTCCGATCAGGCGCATTTCATCCGCGATTTCAAGGATTTTACAAGCGAAGTGCCTACTTATATATTTCAGGATCAATACCAGTATTTCAGGTTACCCGACAAGCAGGTGAGGTTCGCCTGACGAGACTTTAACTTTTAAATCTATCACCATGAAAATCGTTTACCTGGCCGCTTCTGTGGCCGTTTGGTCGGTTTGTGCCTTTACGAAGGCCCTCGAAACACCTAAGCGGGCTGTCCAAAAGCTGTCCGAATCCGCGCATGCCAATGCCGTAGTAGTCTCCAAAGAAGATGTGGTAAAGCGGGGCGAGTACCTCGTGACCATCATGGGTTGCGCCGATTGTCATGCACCCAAAAAGATGACGCCACAAGGGCCTGCGCCGGATATGGACCGGTTCCTGTCGGGGCACAATAGCAGCCAGCCGCTGGGGACTTTTGATAAAAGTATCCTCAAAACGGGCGAATGGGTCGTTTTTAACGGTCAAAGCACTGCATTTGCCGGTCCGTGGGGCATGTCGTTTGCAGCCAACCTCACGCCCGATGAGACGGGCATCGGCACGTGGACGTTCGAGCAGTTCAATACTGCCATGCGCAGAGGCAAATTCAAAGGCCTCGAAACCAGCCGCCCGCTTATGCCGCCTATGCCGTGGTTCAACTATGTGAATATGGCCGAAGAAGACATGCGTGCCATTTTCGCCTACCTGAAATCCATTAAACCGGTATCGAACGTAGTGCCGGCCTACATTCCGCCGGCACCGTGACCGGGCTTACGGCTGCCTGACAGTCATTACTTTCAAAATCGATTCCTCTTTCAGGTAGAGGTTTTGTTCGCGGGTCTGGTCGGCCATGTAGGCTGCCAGATCCGCTTCCGATTCAAAACTCACCAAATGCACTTCATAAGGCGCCTCCAGATCGCCTTCGATCAACTGCTCCGGGCCTGTTCGCAGCCTCAGGAGCAGTTTTCCGTTGTATTGGGGTATCAGCGGCAGCACCAGCGACTCGAATTGCTGGAAAATCTCCTCCTTACCCGGCTTCACGTATACGAATTGTGTGATCGTTACCATAGCTATTTCTTTTTGTTACCCAATCTCGAAAAGAATTTACATATGCTGCAACTTTCACATTCCCAACTCCCTCTTTGAAACAAATTGATGGCCATCAATAAATGGAATGTGTAAATGGGAAATGCCTCCCATTGAGCAGGATTTGTGTGTTTGTTCAAAAAATATTCCACCCCTTGATAGCCATGAAAACAAAGAAAATTCACCTTGCCCTTTTATTGGCGCCGACCCTCTGGCTGGCCAGTTTCATTCCCGCAACGGCGCAGGCTGCCACCTCCGAGGCTTATGTAGAATCCGATAAAGGTTACTGGCAGGTCCACACCGACCCGAATTCGCGCAATACCGTGGTGCAGTTTTTCGACGGCGGCAATCATTTGCTCTACCAGGAGTCGATGGCCCGCAAGTATGTGAAGCTTTCCAAACGAAATGTGCGGCTTTTCAACGACCTGCTTGCCAAACTGATGGCGCGCGAGCTGCTATCCGAAAAAATTAAGACGTACGACATCATCGCCGACAGCCGGACGGACTACCGCAGCATGTCGGAGCCGGAATCGTCGTTGCCGGCGTCGGATGTGAACGTGAAAACGGCGATGACCAATGTGTATGTGGTGCAGCAGGGAAAAATGAAAGTGATCCTCAAGAATCCCGCCCAGGAAAGCTATGACATTCGCATTATCGACAGCGAAATGCGCACAATTTATCATGAAACCGTCAACGAGCTCACTTACGGGCGCTGGTTCGATGTTTCGAAACTCGGCGAGGGCGCTTACAGCGTGCATATCAGCAGCCCGCGGAAAAAATTGAACTACAAGCTGCTGGTCGACCATTACCTCGGTTACCGGCTGGCGGATTTGAAATGAAGTTTTAGTCAGGTTTGTTAATCCCTAAATAGCCCGCGATTTTCGGGGGCTATTTTTTATTTGTCCGAAATGCGGTGCGGCGTATTGTTTAATTCAAAACCATCATTTTACTTTGTAATGCAAAGTACTTTTTAGTAATGGGATATGAAAGTAAAAATGATCCTGCCGGCACTGACAGAAGCGGAGAACCCGCTGTGGAGGCCTATCAAGTATTCGCTCTTTCCGCCGCTCGGGCTGGCCACGCTGGCCGCCTACCTTTCGCCGGAGGACGAGATCGACCTGCAAGACCAGCACGTCGAGGCGCTTCGGACGGACGATGCGCCCGATCTGGTAGTGATTCAGGTGTACATTACCAATGCTTTTCGCGCTTACAGCATTGCGGATGAATACCGGAAGAAGGGCTGTTACGTGATTCTGGGCGGTCTGCATGTTACTTCGCTTCCCTACGAGGCCCTGCCGCACGCCGACAGCATTTTTATTGGTCCGGGCGAGGATACATTCCCGCGTTTTCTGGCGGATTTCAAAAACCGAACCCCGGAGAGAATCTACACTTCGACGGTCAGGACGCTGGCAGGCATTCCGCCCATCCGCCGCGATCTCATCAAGCGCAGCCGCTATCTCGTTCCCAATTCCATCGTTGTGACGCGAGGCTGTCCGCACCATTGCAGTTTTTGCTACAAAGACGCTTTTTTTGAAGGAGGGAAAACATTTTACACACAACTGGTGGACGACGCGCTGGCCGAAATTGATAGGTTGCCGGGCCGTCACTTGTATTTTCTGGACGATCACCTGCTAGGCAATGCCAGGTTTGCGGAATCGCTTTTTGAAGGAATGCGGGG includes:
- a CDS encoding metallophosphoesterase family protein encodes the protein MKRIAQITDIHLMEEWSAQNGADTDTNLKLILQDVGARGIRDIIFTGDIGNPASYQRFFALMKDFDFTIIPGNHDKFADIRPHYQPAYLEGKSEMFHAVEETHFKYIFLDSSSDSVSEMQLRWLENELVTTRHVLLFIHHPVLQVLTAVDFKYPLLNRAAVKELLVRSDREITIFSGHYHTDDFTKEENLTQYVTPAASVQMEKNPLEIVVHSRYYGYRIIELEERSVSTHVVLNHGKGFDAVD
- a CDS encoding helix-turn-helix domain-containing protein encodes the protein MSSGYQEFQPSAELLPYVECYWLHRFETQGERESPVQRCMPFGTLELILHLDDNRCDALFDGQWEKLPPAFLVGLYRDAVQWKTVGSCRKFGIRLRPESALELFKIPIAPLFNQFTDLESCFGKSINRLVDNVYGLREMRDVVRVVENFLRGLLKNTQSGQRHISEATRLIRQSKGRLSIDALSENLFISKRQLERIFKDHYGTTPKMYQRIIRFRNAYEAFSGMSSAPNWADISYKFGYSDQAHFIRDFKDFTSEVPTYIFQDQYQYFRLPDKQVRFA
- a CDS encoding c-type cytochrome — translated: MKIVYLAASVAVWSVCAFTKALETPKRAVQKLSESAHANAVVVSKEDVVKRGEYLVTIMGCADCHAPKKMTPQGPAPDMDRFLSGHNSSQPLGTFDKSILKTGEWVVFNGQSTAFAGPWGMSFAANLTPDETGIGTWTFEQFNTAMRRGKFKGLETSRPLMPPMPWFNYVNMAEEDMRAIFAYLKSIKPVSNVVPAYIPPAP
- a CDS encoding DNA repair protein RadA, encoding MKTKKIHLALLLAPTLWLASFIPATAQAATSEAYVESDKGYWQVHTDPNSRNTVVQFFDGGNHLLYQESMARKYVKLSKRNVRLFNDLLAKLMARELLSEKIKTYDIIADSRTDYRSMSEPESSLPASDVNVKTAMTNVYVVQQGKMKVILKNPAQESYDIRIIDSEMRTIYHETVNELTYGRWFDVSKLGEGAYSVHISSPRKKLNYKLLVDHYLGYRLADLK